Within Triticum dicoccoides isolate Atlit2015 ecotype Zavitan chromosome 1B, WEW_v2.0, whole genome shotgun sequence, the genomic segment accccatcccttgaccttactcaattacttcagtGATTGAGATGCTTTTTAAAGGGGTGATAGAATACCAAAGGCTCAGCAGCGTCCCAAAATATTGTGGGCCTTAGCCTAGCCACCTTTGGGACCAAAGCCCATTGGTCTCAGGCTGCTACTCTACCCTTGTTACTGTGCTAGGAAGAATACACTGAAATATGCATGCAAAGAGATGTGCTCCAGAAGTGTCATTTGGACCATTAGGGTAGGtaaatactcaactatcatattagACATTTTTAGACTTGGAACAAGATTAATATTATGTACACAAAGACCACATTGCCCTTCACTTATTTTTACGTCATGTCTTTTTTCCTCTCGAGATAATATCCTTCTAAAGTAATTGGATGCAGTATTCCATTAGAAAAGATAAGAAGTGCATAATTAGTTATTTTATTGATGCCccgatggagatttttggcgtgataGTCAACTGCATATGGTTAGGGTCCTCCTTCACAAGATAAGCTATCTCGAGCACGATAAGGAGGTATCGTCGAAGGATCACCTATTTCACTATTTCCAGACATTTCAGAATATAGAAGCCATCACTTCAGTGTGTGCCAATGGTCTTGCCAGGTCTAGCTAGTATGTAGGAGTCTTGCCGTGATGTTTCATATGCAACGGGCAGCCCAAGCCCACGTGTTTGAACGCAAAAAACTTTGTGTTCTAATTAAGATAGACACGTTTTCAAGGAAAAAACGCACATGCGCGCGCGCGCACATCCTGTCTACTTGTACCTCACTAACTATGTATGTGTGAACTATATGGGCATGCTTGTTTTTCACGGGATTCAGAAAACGCAGTAACCGGGGAAAAAATGCAAGAACGAGGTGTAAAACAGATGAttgaaaacacaagtctgaaaactCGTGTGCTTGGTTCACCGGAATGACACTAAGCACAACCAAACCACATGAAAACTTTCTCTTCCTTCCCTAGCCCATATCCAAATAAAATCAAGTCAAATCAAATTTTATCAAAACCTCAACTAAATCAAAACTTTACTTTTCTTCCCCTAGCCATACTCAAATCAAATAAAATCATTCCAAAATCTAGAATATGGTGGACGTAAGGTTTATGCTGGACACGATTAGTGTTGAACCACTAGAATATGTATGTCCCGCTGCAATGGCAGTTAGCTAGTAGATCCAAATGGCTTGTCAAACTTCCGTGTTTTTCCTCTGAAACTGAGGACCAAGAAAACTCTCTCCACGTTGGTTTCGCTTTAAACCGAACCGATGAATagcgccaccgaagaagaaggagaaggaaaaaTAAAATCAATTCCTACACTTTCCCTCTAGCTGCTGCTTTAACCGAAGCAAGTTCCTATGAAAAAGCATGTTTTGTATATGCTCGAAGCGTCATCTCCGTGTGGGCACTTAACAGAGCAGCGTGCACAGTCACATTATATTCCATGGGAACTGACGCCATCCGTCCATCCATCCACCGATCTCACCAATGTACGTACGCCCCGGACAGACAGACATCTCAGTACGTCCTACACAATCTATGAGATACCTTAAAGAATGTACGTTACATCATCTCGGCTAGCCGCTGCATGCATGGGTTCAATCACCTTCTCTGTCTACAAATCATTCacaatccctctctctctctctgtctcgtcccTGTAGTGGTAGTAGTAGAGGCAGCTGGGGAGTGTGGGTGTGAGTGCATGTGCATGGTGTGCTTTATTCTCCCAAAGGGGGATACAGAAGCGGTCTGCTGCTGCGCTGAGGAGGGGTGNNNNNNNNNNNNNNNNNNNNNNNNNNNNNNNNNNNNNNNNNNNNNNNNNNNNNNNNNNNNNNNNNNNNNNNNNNNNNNNNNNNNNNNNNNNNNNNNNNNNNNNNNNNNNNNNNNNNNNNNNNNNNNNNNNNNNNNNNNNNNNNNNNNNNNNNNNNNNNNNNNNNNNNNNNNNNNNNNNNNNNNNNNNNNNNNNNNNNNNNNNNNNNNNNNNNNNNNNNNNNNNNNNNNNNNNNNNNNNNNNNNNNNNNNNNNNNNNNNNNNNNNNNNNNNNNNNNNNNNNNNNNNNNNNNNNNNNNNNNNNNNNNNNNNNNNNNNNNNNNNNNNNNNNNNNNNNNNNNNNNNNNNNNNNNNNNNNNNNNNNNNNNNNNNNNNNNNNNtatctctctctctctctctctctctctctcacacacacacacacacacacagtctccacattCTTTCGTACGCTTCTTTCACTTTTGGGTGGCAGTCTTGTTGCAGCAGCTTGGGCTTTTGGGGCGCACCGTTCGGGCTCGGTCCATCGCTCCTATCCAAGCTGCTACGAGAACACACTGGAAAACACTAGCGCACCAGTCTTCCCTCTTCTCTTTCTCAGTGTTCCCAAACTCCCATGTAACCGATGATCGATCTCCATGCAACCAACATGCACATATCATTCCATCCACCCgatccatgcatgcacacacatatacGAAGAAGAAAATATATATAGTAGTATCTCGTACGTGGAAAAAAAAGGTAAAGAATATATTGATGCACATGCCGCATGGAGGCAATTGAACAACCTATCTATAGGTACAATATATCTCAGGGAACTAGCAAAAGATCGATTTGTTCTATTAGAAAACACAAAAGATTGATCGATATGTGTGTGAGATATCTATCCTCGCGCTTTGGTACGTTCTATCGATCAGTGTAAAAAGAGGGCCGGCCGGGAAAGGAAAAGGTGAAAACTAAAGAACCGACCTTGCTTTTGGATGACCATCTTTGACTAGTCCCTTTATGCGTGCAGCCGTGATCAACATTGCAGTGCTAACTCTAGCTAATTAATTGCCTGCCTTAGCTTAGAGAGATTGACATACACTAAACTGCACATAAATCGATCCATCGCTGGTATTGCATGTTAATTTGGAGGCATGCAGGCAACATGCATGAATAATCTAATCtaatatatgcatgcatgcatgcatggcatcTTCACTTTGGTTTTCTCTTTCTGCTTACACATGTTGATTCCTGGCTCCTACTATGATTTTGAGTGACGAAGTTAGAAGAGTGGCATATCAGTTAATTATTGCTAAATAAATTTGGTTAGTTGCACCTGTCGATTCAAGTTATTGACAAAGCTCATATGTATTCTCCAAAAGGAAAATGCATGCATGGCTGTATGCATTTGGTCCATGTAGAATGTAGTACCTTGGATAACAATTTTGGTGACAATACCATCATTGAATTTCTTCAAATGCGGATTCACACTCTTGGATCACATTTTATAGTATATAATTAACCGCGAACAGAAATGCGAGAATTGTACATCGACCAGACAATTGACATATAATATAAGATTGTCATGAACCAAAGTGATACAatacacacataacttcaccccgaatgcgcaaaaaaaaaagagccctaagtaagaagaagtagaagaaagaCAGCAAGTGATCATGCTAGCTAAACTAGCTAATTAACACTAATAGTTGTCCATGATCATTAAGCAAGCACACAACACCATGCAGCATCCTTATCCTTCTCCATGATCGACCTTGTCTAGTTCTTCCATGAAACACAATGCACAACAAATGCAAAGCCTTTTCTATATCTCACAGCACCCTCCAAGTCCATGCTACCGCTAATTGTAGGATTAATCTGAGCTCGCCATTAGCTTAGCTCATTCATCACAAGAGGTGGTTACCTGTGGCAGCATTGGAGTAGGAGCTTGTGTAGCCAGCGCCAGCAGCGAGGTGGTGATCACCACCGTACATGGCGATGCTGCCTGATCTCGGGTAGCCTTCTCTCTTTGACGGCATCGCGTGATGAAACTGTTGGTTTCCTCCGTCGTCTTCATGGCCACCGCGGCCGTCACCGCCGTTGCCCAAGCCTAGGTAGTGGAACATCCCCGGCATGGCCATTGCAGGCGCTGCAGCTGGCCCCAGTGTGTGCTGCTGGTCggccattgcttggaagaacgggaaGCCTTGCATCTGCTGCACTCTCCACTGCTCCAGCCCGGCCacggcaccgccgccgccgcctcccaggtAGTAGCCCGCTGCCGAGTCGACGGCGGACGGCTTGCCCATGCCGGAGAAGGTGGAGCCAAGGCTCATGGCATCGAAGTCCGCGAGGCGGAGCAGCGGCGGCAGGAGGCCGGACAGGTTGCCACCGCCGCCGTTCTGCAGCATCGCCGGGAGCACGGGAGCTGGGTTGGACATGGTCGTGCAAGCGGAAGTCGTCGATGACGTCGTGGACCCACCCGAAGCGGCGCCGTTGGCCGCCGGTGGCCCCGCTGCCGCTGCCGCGGCCGCCTGCTTGGGTTTGGCGCGCTTGGCATGGCGGCGGTACCCGCCGCCGACGGGGACGTTCCGGAGCGCGCCGCCGCGGGTCCAGTAGCGGCGGCAGGCGCGGCAGAAGTGGCGCGGCTGCGAGAGGGAGTAGTTGTTGAAGTAGCAGAACTTGGTGTTGGCCGAGTCGCAGCGCGGGCACTTGAGCCCCTGCTCCGGCAGCGGCACCCGAGCCAGCCGCGCGCGCTCCGACATGGACATGGGCTTCGCCGGCCCCACcacctgcccgccgccgccgccgccgtccccacCTTCAGCAAGCGTCCCCTGCTGCATGATTGACGGCTGCAGGAGCTCATGGTTGTTGcagccgccgtcgccggcgccaccaccacaACTTGCGGCCGCGACCTGCTGGTGGTGAGCATGCTGCTCAAAATCCAACTATACGGCATGAGAAGAAGAATCAAGAACCCAAGATAAGATGGAAGTGAACCAAGAACCAGAATTCAGGCTAGAAAATTGTGCCAAGTATATACCAAACATATGTAAGTGTTTGAATCAGAATATTTAGCCAGAGACGACCTAGTATCATTCTCCTCTTTGCATCAATATTATTAATACTCCCGAACAACTTTCTCCTCCACTAACTTTATTTGAGCTTGTGCAGCAAAAGTGAGAGTGAACAAAATCCGGGGAAAAGAGAGGGGAATGAAATTAATTACCTGGTTATCATTCCAGCTCGAGGAATCCAGGAATGAAGGGGGGAAGATCATGGTGTGGGGTGGGTGGGTGGTGATGTTATCAGGAGAAAGTGAGCCTTGTGCTAGCTAGGGTTTGGCAAGCTCTTGTCTTCTCCTTTCCTTCGTGCAGCTGCCGGCCGGCCTTGTGCGTGTGTGCTTCCTTCAATTCTGGTGTGTGTGCGGCTAAAGGTCGTGGTGCTTGATAGAGGCTTGGAGGTAGTGGGAGATGAGAGGGCAAGCTGGCTGGCTGGCTAGCTAAGGCTCCTCATGGTCCTCATGGGGCTGGGAAAATAATTATATGGGAAtcaaagggaaagggaaagaggaAAGGGAGAGCGAGGGGTGAGAGAGTGAGACAGGATTAGTGAGAGTGTGAGGTGGGATGAGGGAGAAAAAGAAGGAAAAGTAGACATGTACCTTCTATGTGGCCCATGTTTTGTGATGTTGTGGCTTTTCTTCCCTGTGGTGTACGTTGAGGGCCGGGGAGGAGGGACACCTTGCCGTTTTCTGTGCAGACATAGGGGTGCAAGGAAAGCCCGAGGAATATGAGCCGCTCGAGTTCGACTCGTTTTTAGATGGATTTGAAAAGAACCGGCTTGATTTTAAAAAGCCATGGTGCTTGGATGAAAGGTTGCATCAAAATTGAGCATTCTCTACCCTGGTTAAGCTCGATATATAGTGTATATTATGACATGTGTCCTACATATATGCAAATAAAGTATGCCATATTGATATTTAATCCTAATTTATGGGGAAAATAAGTTTCTAGGTTGAGATACAATATTAATTTTCACATTTATATACCTGTCTATTCATATTTGCATATTTCGAACAAGCACTATCAATTTCGGGCATAGGTTATTGTTTATAATCAATTGTCATGTCATTACGCGAACTGATAGTACCTCACAAGGTTAGGTTCCTTGTGGAGGAACCAACCCATCAGGGCTCAAATCCTAGACATGGCCCCAGTGCTCGTATTTTCTCATCAGAGCTTAGTCGGAGAAGACGTTTCCGTCAACTACAAAGGCATCTGGTgaattcatagggatgagtgtatgtgtgtgtatatgaGCATCTACATTTGTACAGCATTAAAAGAAATGTCATGTCATTACGAGCCAAGCATGAGGCTATTCTGTCAAAAAAAAAAGCATGAGGCTATTTTGTGGCTCGTACTCCCCTCGCATAATCCAAAGTTTATGACTAGCTATAAAAGGTGTGCTCACTCTGGCTCACTCAACTTGACTTGTTTGCATCCTCAGTCAAACCTAGCCTTGTGATGATCACTTTAGCATTTGGGTGAACTCTGTTAATTAGTGGATTAAACTTATTAATAAAGGAAGTATCTAATAAACATCCATCTGATTTTTAATTCGGTACCAGTCAAATTTATTACCTTCAGTATGCTGGGTATGACCAAAGAGTGACATAAAAATCATGGCAATGTGTGCGGGATTGTGTAGATTGAACGGACAAAAAAAATCCAAATGATACCGAATTGAAAATCAGCTAGCTGGAAGATAGCAAATGTGTTGATAAAACATCTAGAACACACTTCTTTGTGTACTCTATAGGTGGTTGTGGAACCTGACATAATCATGCTATTTGCCGACATagattttgagaaaaccaaatttcACCCAACTAAAATATCTTCAAGATTTAATTATACTATATATGGTGTGCAAATGCTAGCCATCAAGATTTAGAAAGTGTCTAAGTGAAAAAATGAATCCCTCCTTGTGCACAGTTACTTATCTATATCATCACTATATATATAGTGTGCCAATTACTTCAATTATTAGCCGTTGGATAGTCCAACCGCTAGGAGATGGTAAATCCGAGCATTATTATCCGCTGGATAATATTTCAACTAATAAGATTCTCCTCGTCACCTTCTAATTGAACCACCAACTCTATCAACTCATGTGGTCCAGAAACATATATCCCCATGCTTATCTGATTCTCTAATAGAAAGAGAGACATAGAACAATTTGGACTCTAGAGGGGTAAGAACCAAGTTGAGATAGAGTTGTATCTTGTCCAATATGATTTCAaggaagtatatatatatatatgatggagCGTACCATTACAAGGCTAGCTAAGAGTACCACGGCCACACATGATGTTTTTGTCATAGTTTTTGTTCTATTTTGTAGACTTATCTTCTGGGTCATGATGTTCCTAGCATCTTTTGCAGTAGATTTATTATTGTGTGCATCCCAGATTGTATAGGCCGGCAATCTATGCCTTCCTCTAAAATATTGGAAATAATTTATGCAAGTCTCTTGAAGTTGTGCAAAGTGAACTCCAAGAGACAACACGGAGGCAACAACAACTGAATCTGTAGCGGGGCTAGCTAGACATGGCTAGAATAGAGACATGAATCCCATAGTTTGTGGCAGTTCTGCGTATGCAGCCCAAGTCATTTTCCTAGGATTGGGCTTTTATTGTTGTAGTTAGCTAGCTCCTCTGTTCATGAAAAACAATATGAGATTATGGATGGCACATCTTTGACATTTTATTGTCCTCTCCTCCTTTCCTTTGTGTTATATGCCAGTTGGACAGGAGAAGCATGAACCCTTGTGGATTTCGCATAGCTACTTGCAGTGCAGCATCAGAATTCTTTCACCTggaactcatcaaattcatcaCGGATTGAGTCTCCTTCACAAACCAAGTACATATTTGTAGTATACTACTcccccgtcccaaaataagtatctcaactttagtacaactttgtactaaagttagtacaaagttaagacacttattttgggacggagggagtatttcgtaTCAAATTGTTTTGATGAAACTGATTAAAGTATGTGGACACATGTGATCGACTCTATCTGTCTCCGGAAGAGTTAGTATGATCTTGGATTTGATAAGGTGGCTTCAAGCATATATTTGGAATAAGGATTTCTATTTGTCTCTAAGAGGGGCATTCAATGAGATGCCATAGAAAGCACAAAGACGACCGGCTtttgagttttgatgatgtttctGCGTCATAAAAAAACTTAATACTACACTTGGTTAAATCAACCATGATACAATACATCATATCGATCTAACAAGATGGATAAACTAATCCAAAATGGATAGCAAAAATTTAAGAAAAATGAGACTGGTATCATTGATTTTTTTTTCTATGATCATATTACAAGTTACATTTTTAGCCTCATTGCTACTTCGGGGTCACATGCATGGGATTTACAaaatgaagacggagaatactataagGGTAGACATGACCCTATTtgttagagggacagtggtatccccagcccaccagggtttaagtcctgatgctcgcattatttctgaatttattttaggatttccggcgatgcgttttcagtgggaggagacgttcccgtcgacaacGAAGCGCCTACGataacttcgtaaatctcaagatgatagtcggctcagtctcttgaaggtgctcaCAGGGATAGGATGTGCATGTATGTGCGTTCATAGGGGGTGAGTGTATGcatgtatgtatgagcgcttgcgtacTGTGTTCAAAAAAAATAAACCCATACTTTCGGTCCATCTGAATACATGAAAATAATATCTCCTACCTAAAGAAGATGTCACGTCTACCCTCCCCTCCCCTCGCGTTGCCTCCCCTGGGCGACGCCAGGGGCCCCTCAACCGTAGCGCCGCAGGCCACCCCTCGTGCCTCctcctgccgccgctgccgccggcgtgGGCCGTGGTGGCGGAGGGCCTGGCGGGCGGAGGCCGTGGGATCTCATCTGAGGCGGCAGGGGCGGCACCTCTCGTGGGAGTCCGAGGGCGGCGACCCTATGACACGCGGCGGTGGCCACAGTTCCATGGCCGGCGGAGCGGCAACCCTGAGATGGACGGCGGCGGTGGAAACGCCCCATCCGGCGGGGTTGGTTGATCTGTGCGGAGATGGTGACGGCGGCGTACGTCTTCGTGGCGAGGCTCCGTTCGGTTCCAGCCAGCCGAGAGAGATTGGGACGACGTGGCTTCCAATGAAAATCGTGCCTGACTGCGgtcttggcggacgatggcggcgtctcggACGTCGTTCCCTTCTCGAGGCATCATCGTTGCAGGCCACGTCAACCTGATCCGGATGTTCCGGGGAAAACCCTATATCTGAGTCTATCGGATTGGACGATGACGGCGCTTTCAGTGTCGttctccctcctgggggcatcgttttggagtaagTGCTGGCTGGAGGGGACAAAAGGAAGAGCGGTGTTTCATCTTGCTCATTTATGGcagcggatctcggcggcgtggcgcagcgGAGACTCGGTGCCCGATGCGTggagatggactcgtgcaggaTGGTGGctttgtctggcgtcgtggtggcgtcgacggcagctaggccgggcaaggtagatgcaacagtacaacaTTAAGGATGGATTGGTGTCAGCTGGCTATGGCGGCCTCATACCAGGCAGGCGTCCTTGTTGAGGAGTgcaccggactggtaggtgccccatacccggcaggcgtcctggttggcacctcaggtcttagatgttaggattGGCTGCGAGATTTGTTTGGTATACTAGGCCcaaactatcagcatcccttcatcaattggataggagtagcgacagtttTGTTGTCTAGACGGTggttttagtcttactgttgtatgactttttaAGGTCTTGTGTGAATGATTAATAAAGTggatgcatgcatcgtccagatgcagaggtcgggggtccTCCTCCATTTAAAAAAAACCCTAAAGAAGATGTAATTTTCTGTCATCCTCCCTCTCCGCCCCACATTTTCTCTTTTTGGTTTTGCTGATTTTCCCCAACTGGCTTTCCTTGAGAACCTTCTTGACTGGCCCGCATTTTATTGGCTTACCAAATAAAATCATGTTTACTTTGACAagtcaataaatactactccctctgatccaaatcCAAAATAATAGTCGCAACTTTGAACTACCGTTAGTGCAATCTTAGTTCAAAGCTGCTATACTTATTATGGATCAGAGGGAGTGCTAATTGAATTGCCATTTTTGGTACATAAGGGCATCTTTGATGTTGACCCTCAAACCGCCCGCATATGTTCGGATAGCGCCATCAGGACATATTGTGTCATCCAACGCGAGCCTATATTGGTCTACCGAGTGGCCTCGAGATATTTTTTTTCCTGCAAACCAGAGACAAACTAGGGGGGGCTTTATGGTGTCCGGACCACTGCCAGTTCGCTCCTGACCTCCCTGACCCACAAAAAAATATCACATCCGCTTCTCCTGCGCTTTCCACCGAATGCCCATGACATTTCCACCGAACGCCCGTGTCACATTCATGCCGGCCCAGAGCATGCAATGGCCAACATTGATGCCCGTGATTTCGCCAGAAGGGAGGGCGTCGCAGACGGACGCGACTTCTCGGCCGTCGCCACATCGATGCAGACACCGCGTCCTGTGAAACCAACTCTGGCCGCTACGCCGGATTGAAGCGGGCTGACCGCCCCTTCGCCTGGCCTAGCCGCGGCTATTTAAGTCATGCGCCGATGACACACAAGGCCACACTCCTCCTCCCTGAGCACCATCCCCCTCCTCCCCGTCACCTGCCCGAGCCCAGCGACGATGCCGAAGTCCCGGTTCTCCGCGTCGGCAGGTACAGCCGGTGGAAGTTCCTGCTCAGGTGGATAATGGCACCACCGCCCTTGCTCTCCGGGCCCATCTGCATCCACGACGATGGGCTCCTCCGACAAGGAGGAGATAGTCATCTCCTCCGGCGACGAGGAGGAACATCAGCTGCAACAGCGGCCCCATCTCCTCTCAGAGGCGGCTCTGACTGACGAGAAATTCGCCTGTCAGATAGGCCTGGTCGGGTGAAGCGAGAGCCGGTATCCCCACTCGGGCAGGTGAAGTGCGAACCGGCGTCCCTGCCTTGCAGCCGTGGCCTCAACATCGGAGGCCGCGTGAAAAAGGAGTCGACATCCCCCTAGCGCCTCTACCGTGTCAAGGACAAGTTGGCGTCACCCCCGCCACACAGCCGGTATGAGCAGATTGACGGGCCCTCGTCGCCGCAACTCCGCCCGATAAAGGAGGAGCTGCTGCCCGCGATCGCAAAGTCGCATAGTCGCATCCTCCATTACCTCGGAGGAGACACTTACGACAGTGCTTCCGGCTCCATGGTAGTGGTATCTGAGGCAGAGTGCGCGGCGAGGCAGCAGGTGAGGTACGACCGGTGCAATGTCAGTCGCCGCTTCGTGTTCGCCAAGAAGGACATGGCGCTGGAATGGGTCCGCAACGACCCTGACCTCGCCTTCGCGTGGGTGCTCGACCGCTCCATCACCACCGTGAAGTCGGCCACCAGACGCCACTGCCTTGACGGCGAGCTCGCCAAGATCGTCGAGGAGAGGTCGCTTAGCGACTGCT encodes:
- the LOC119317286 gene encoding dof zinc finger protein DOF3.6-like isoform X1, which gives rise to MIFPPSFLDSSSWNDNQLDFEQHAHHQQVAAASCGGGAGDGGCNNHELLQPSIMQQGTLAEGGDGGGGGGQVVGPAKPMSMSERARLARVPLPEQGLKCPRCDSANTKFCYFNNYSLSQPRHFCRACRRYWTRGGALRNVPVGGGYRRHAKRAKPKQAAAAAAAGPPAANGAASGGSTTSSTTSACTTMSNPAPVLPAMLQNGGGGNLSGLLPPLLRLADFDAMSLGSTFSGMGKPSAVDSAAGYYLGGGGGGAVAGLEQWRVQQMQGFPFFQAMADQQHTLGPAAAPAMAMPGMFHYLGLGNGGDGRGGHEDDGGNQQFHHAMPSKREGYPRSGSIAMYGGDHHLAAGAGYTSSYSNAATGNHLL
- the LOC119317286 gene encoding dof zinc finger protein DOF3.6-like isoform X2, translating into MIFPPSFLDSSSWNDNQHAHHQQVAAASCGGGAGDGGCNNHELLQPSIMQQGTLAEGGDGGGGGGQVVGPAKPMSMSERARLARVPLPEQGLKCPRCDSANTKFCYFNNYSLSQPRHFCRACRRYWTRGGALRNVPVGGGYRRHAKRAKPKQAAAAAAAGPPAANGAASGGSTTSSTTSACTTMSNPAPVLPAMLQNGGGGNLSGLLPPLLRLADFDAMSLGSTFSGMGKPSAVDSAAGYYLGGGGGGAVAGLEQWRVQQMQGFPFFQAMADQQHTLGPAAAPAMAMPGMFHYLGLGNGGDGRGGHEDDGGNQQFHHAMPSKREGYPRSGSIAMYGGDHHLAAGAGYTSSYSNAATGNHLL